One window of the Mycoplasmopsis anatis genome contains the following:
- the deoD gene encoding purine-nucleoside phosphorylase, producing MTPHISAKKEDIAKTVIMPGDPLRAEFIAQKFLDPGYKKVNVVRNMFMYTGTYKGKPITIAGSGMGCPSIGIYSYELFKFYDVDTIVRIGSAGSYKADLGLYEVVLASEAIADGTSFRKLVLGKDELIAKPSLELNEEIKEIASKLNIKLNIDRIHSSDVFYSSVPLEERINSTKACCVEMESFALFTNAEKLGKKAACLLTISDNLITEELTTAEQRQTAFTKMMEIALNLAK from the coding sequence ATGACACCACACATTAGTGCCAAAAAAGAAGATATTGCCAAAACAGTTATTATGCCAGGAGATCCACTTAGAGCTGAATTTATAGCTCAAAAATTCTTAGATCCTGGGTATAAAAAAGTAAATGTTGTAAGAAATATGTTTATGTATACAGGTACATATAAAGGGAAACCTATCACTATTGCAGGTAGTGGTATGGGTTGCCCTTCTATTGGGATTTATTCATATGAGTTGTTTAAATTCTATGATGTTGATACAATTGTTAGAATTGGATCAGCTGGTTCATATAAAGCTGATTTAGGTTTATATGAAGTGGTTTTAGCAAGCGAAGCTATTGCTGATGGAACTTCATTTAGAAAATTAGTTTTAGGAAAAGATGAATTAATTGCTAAACCTTCATTAGAATTAAATGAAGAAATTAAGGAAATAGCATCTAAGTTAAATATAAAACTAAACATTGACAGAATACACTCTTCAGATGTATTTTACAGTTCAGTTCCACTTGAAGAAAGAATTAATTCAACCAAAGCATGTTGTGTTGAAATGGAATCATTCGCTTTATTTACTAACGCAGAAAAGTTAGGCAAAAAAGCTGCTTGTTTATTAACTATAAGTGATAATTTAATTACAGAAGAACTCACAACTGCTGAACAACGTCAAACAGCATTCACAAAAATGATGGAGATCGCACTTAATTTAGCGAAATAA
- a CDS encoding pyrimidine-nucleoside phosphorylase, translated as MRAVDLIEKKRHGLNLNKDEIEFLIGSYVKNEIPDYQISAFLMAVMFNGMNTEEIATFTKVMMNSGKIMDLSEIPGIKVDKHSTGGVGDKTTLAVAPIVAACGAPVAKMSGRGLGHTGGTIDKLESIPGFTVELSEKDFIKQVKEHNIAVIGQSNELVPADKKIYALRDVTGTVESIPLIASSIMSKKLATGSNAILLDVKCGNGAFMKDLESARDLARTMINIGKELNVDVRAEITNMSRPIGREIGNKNEVLEAIWTLQGKAPEDFKELVYSSCATILEQAKIVKTHEEGLKKVDEVIKNGLALEKFYEFVKLQNGDVEALKDPKFWNPKHSLEIKSEKDGYMEIFDSLIVGITAMKLGAGRARKEDSIDNEAGITINKKTNESVKRGDVIFTLYSSNPINPELVSELKQGYKINKNKVENKIILDRLK; from the coding sequence ATGAGGGCTGTTGATTTAATCGAAAAGAAAAGACATGGTCTTAATCTTAATAAAGATGAAATTGAGTTTTTGATTGGTTCGTATGTTAAAAATGAAATTCCTGACTATCAAATTTCAGCATTCTTAATGGCTGTAATGTTCAATGGAATGAATACAGAAGAAATTGCTACATTCACTAAAGTAATGATGAATTCAGGGAAGATTATGGATCTTTCAGAAATTCCTGGGATCAAAGTTGATAAGCATTCAACGGGTGGAGTTGGAGATAAAACTACTCTTGCGGTAGCACCTATTGTTGCAGCTTGTGGTGCACCAGTAGCTAAAATGAGTGGTCGTGGTTTAGGTCACACCGGTGGTACAATTGACAAATTAGAATCAATTCCCGGATTTACTGTTGAATTAAGTGAAAAAGACTTTATTAAACAAGTTAAAGAACACAACATCGCAGTTATTGGACAATCAAATGAATTAGTTCCAGCTGATAAGAAAATTTACGCTTTAAGAGATGTGACTGGAACAGTTGAGTCTATTCCGCTTATCGCATCATCAATTATGTCTAAAAAACTTGCTACAGGTTCAAATGCTATATTACTTGATGTAAAGTGTGGTAATGGGGCGTTCATGAAAGATCTTGAAAGTGCTAGAGATTTAGCAAGAACAATGATTAATATTGGTAAAGAACTAAATGTTGACGTAAGAGCTGAAATTACAAATATGTCAAGACCTATCGGAAGAGAAATTGGAAATAAGAATGAAGTCTTAGAAGCTATTTGAACTTTACAAGGAAAAGCACCAGAAGATTTCAAAGAATTAGTATATTCTTCATGTGCAACAATTCTAGAACAAGCTAAAATTGTAAAAACTCATGAAGAAGGACTTAAAAAAGTTGATGAAGTTATTAAGAATGGATTAGCTTTAGAAAAATTCTATGAGTTTGTCAAACTTCAAAATGGTGATGTTGAAGCACTAAAAGATCCTAAATTTTGAAACCCAAAACATTCACTTGAAATCAAATCTGAAAAAGATGGATATATGGAAATATTCGATTCATTGATAGTGGGTATCACAGCAATGAAACTTGGAGCCGGTAGAGCTAGAAAAGAAGATTCAATTGATAATGAAGCTGGAATTACAATTAATAAAAAGACTAATGAATCTGTAAAAAGAGGAGATGTGATATTTACCCTATACTCTTCGAATCCAATTAATCCTGAATTAGTTAGCGAATTAAAACAAGGATATAAAATTAATAAAAACAAAGTTGAGAATAAAATCATTCTTGATAGACTAAAATAG
- the deoC gene encoding deoxyribose-phosphate aldolase: protein MNYNKMIDHTFLKAEATTKEIDKLIAEAIKYDFKTVCVNSSWVKYCKDKLKGTEIGITSVVGFPLGAMITQAKAHETKLAIDHGADEIDMVINVGRFKQGDDEYVLNDIKAVKAACGSKILKVIIETALLTTDEIKRATEIVMKSGAEFIKTSTGFSYRGATLEDVQIMKSVCGDKLLIKAAGGISNMDDLVNMYNAGATRFGTSRSVSIVEGKESKGGY, encoded by the coding sequence ATGAATTATAATAAAATGATTGACCATACATTTTTAAAAGCTGAAGCAACAACAAAAGAAATTGATAAATTAATTGCTGAAGCTATTAAATATGATTTTAAAACTGTATGTGTAAACTCTTCATGAGTTAAATATTGTAAAGATAAATTAAAAGGTACAGAAATCGGAATTACTTCAGTTGTTGGATTCCCTCTTGGAGCTATGATTACACAAGCTAAAGCTCATGAAACTAAATTAGCTATTGATCATGGAGCAGATGAAATTGATATGGTTATTAATGTTGGACGTTTCAAACAAGGTGATGATGAATATGTTCTTAACGACATTAAAGCTGTTAAAGCTGCTTGTGGTTCAAAAATTCTAAAAGTTATTATTGAAACAGCACTTTTAACAACAGATGAAATCAAAAGAGCAACAGAAATTGTTATGAAATCTGGAGCTGAATTTATTAAAACTTCTACAGGTTTCTCATACAGAGGAGCAACTTTAGAAGATGTTCAAATTATGAAATCAGTTTGCGGAGACAAATTATTAATTAAAGCTGCTGGTGGAATTTCAAATATGGATGATTTAGTTAATATGTATAATGCTGGAGCTACAAGATTTGGTACAAGCCGTTCAGTTTCTATTGTGGAAGGAAAAGAAAGTAAAGGTGGATACTAA
- a CDS encoding endonuclease gives MIKNKLLVVGSILLSSTTMLAISAACSNNKQEVKPSNPSNGTETGNPTKPSETKPSQPESPNKDKENVVQVSKYLYDNSEKAMEYYAPLNGLSGDELIKAIITLQWSKANDTSTNYGSLPGFYNNTDTFKDIFYEKDNSILDIYSENPNGTDPYTFSTYATIDGANEGDGTNREHLIPQSWFKRVEPIRSDAQFVWPTDIKVNNIRSNYPHGEVSNVSYTSLNGSKLGISKTGKNVFEPIDEFKGDIARTYLYFALTYANQDIYNKNEVFSRTTPTHLNDEYLQIYLKWNNNDPVDSFDIHRNDQIYKNYRAVRNPFIDYPELTKCLFEGKTFVNKGLLIGMTK, from the coding sequence ATGATAAAAAATAAATTATTAGTAGTTGGTTCTATATTATTATCATCTACAACAATGTTAGCAATTTCTGCTGCATGTTCAAATAACAAACAAGAAGTAAAACCTTCAAACCCTTCAAATGGTACAGAAACTGGAAACCCAACCAAGCCAAGTGAAACTAAACCAAGTCAACCCGAAAGTCCTAATAAAGACAAAGAAAACGTAGTTCAAGTTTCTAAATATTTATATGATAACAGTGAAAAAGCTATGGAATATTATGCTCCATTAAATGGTCTTAGTGGGGATGAATTGATAAAAGCGATTATTACTTTACAATGAAGTAAAGCAAATGATACAAGTACAAATTACGGTTCACTCCCAGGATTTTATAATAATACTGACACATTTAAGGATATTTTTTATGAGAAAGATAATTCTATTTTAGATATTTATAGTGAAAATCCAAACGGTACTGATCCTTACACATTTAGCACCTATGCAACAATTGATGGTGCGAATGAAGGAGATGGAACCAACCGTGAACATTTAATACCACAATCTTGATTCAAAAGAGTTGAACCGATAAGATCTGATGCCCAATTTGTATGACCAACCGATATCAAAGTAAACAATATAAGAAGTAATTATCCACATGGAGAAGTTTCTAATGTATCTTATACTTCATTAAATGGATCAAAATTAGGAATTAGTAAAACTGGAAAAAATGTTTTTGAACCTATCGATGAATTCAAAGGTGATATTGCTAGAACTTATTTATATTTTGCTTTAACTTACGCAAACCAAGACATTTATAATAAAAACGAAGTCTTTTCAAGAACAACACCAACACATTTAAATGATGAATATCTTCAAATTTACTTAAAATGAAATAATAACGATCCTGTTGATAGTTTTGATATTCATAGAAATGATCAAATTTATAAAAATTATCGTGCAGTAAGAAACCCATTTATTGACTACCCAGAATTAACTAAGTGCTTATTTGAGGGTAAAACATTTGTAAATAAGGGTTTACTAATTGGTATGACTAAATAA
- a CDS encoding phospholipase D-like domain-containing protein: protein MKIKHLRKFALFILVLVILSAYFLGVSYVFFMINRSFIFLIAFSSYLLNLVIIILLLNQNRQTYAKFSWISIMLILPIIGHILFLTYGLTYSNKKELKINDDKKYLITNYCSQVQSCKSVLDQLQKMNKTVVLSANFEFYNEGWVYFKQLKNDIKNAKYSINIISYIIKKSEIFDEMLELIEQKLKEGVNVKWLIDYFGSGTIRDKVFKRLSRKYKNFEYAYIGKILYPFITSQSFYRNHQKFIIIDDQFVYSGGNNISDEYISYSKKYGHWIDFSYKFSGNYTNTYIVHFAKFWKMVTNKEIELNLKFNNDDCKSDNRALLIYDTPLIKYSNVENAWVKLFANAKKKIQISTPYFSITESLRKQIISALYSGVEVEIFLPGFPDKKVVYQVSLNEISELMSFGLKVYIYKDHFLHSKIGLVDDKIAWFGTSNMDARSMFAQYETTDIIEGKSVNEIKKVFQDYKNKSIEFTNYNKFNSNKNIIKKLFYKLLKPLI, encoded by the coding sequence ATGAAAATAAAACATTTAAGAAAATTTGCTTTATTCATCCTTGTTTTAGTAATTTTGAGTGCTTACTTTTTAGGTGTAAGCTACGTTTTCTTTATGATTAACCGTTCATTTATTTTCTTAATTGCATTTAGTTCATATTTATTAAATTTAGTTATTATCATTTTATTACTTAATCAAAATCGTCAAACTTATGCAAAATTTTCTTGAATATCCATAATGCTTATTTTGCCTATAATTGGTCATATTTTATTTTTAACATATGGGCTTACTTATTCAAACAAAAAAGAACTAAAAATTAATGACGATAAAAAATATTTAATAACTAACTACTGCAGTCAAGTCCAAAGCTGCAAAAGTGTTTTAGATCAACTACAAAAGATGAATAAAACAGTTGTTTTATCTGCAAATTTTGAATTTTATAATGAAGGATGAGTGTATTTTAAGCAATTAAAAAATGATATAAAAAATGCTAAATATTCAATAAATATAATTTCATATATTATAAAAAAATCCGAAATATTCGATGAAATGCTTGAACTTATAGAGCAAAAATTAAAAGAAGGGGTCAATGTTAAATGATTAATTGATTACTTTGGATCAGGAACAATACGTGATAAAGTTTTTAAGCGATTATCTAGAAAATATAAAAATTTTGAATACGCTTACATAGGAAAAATTTTATATCCTTTCATAACTAGTCAAAGTTTTTATAGAAATCATCAAAAATTTATAATAATAGATGATCAATTTGTTTACTCTGGTGGTAATAATATTTCTGATGAATATATTTCATATAGTAAAAAGTATGGACATTGAATTGATTTTAGTTATAAATTTAGTGGCAATTATACTAATACATATATCGTTCATTTTGCTAAATTTTGAAAGATGGTTACAAATAAAGAAATTGAATTGAATCTTAAGTTTAACAATGATGATTGTAAAAGCGATAATAGAGCTTTATTGATTTATGATACTCCCCTTATTAAATATTCAAATGTTGAAAATGCTTGAGTGAAGTTGTTTGCTAATGCTAAGAAAAAAATCCAAATTAGCACTCCATACTTTAGCATCACAGAATCACTTAGAAAGCAGATTATATCAGCTTTGTATTCTGGAGTTGAGGTAGAAATATTTTTGCCTGGATTTCCAGATAAAAAAGTTGTTTACCAAGTAAGTTTAAATGAAATTTCTGAATTAATGTCTTTTGGATTAAAAGTCTATATTTACAAAGATCATTTTTTACATAGTAAAATTGGATTGGTAGATGATAAAATCGCTTGATTCGGAACAAGTAATATGGACGCTAGAAGCATGTTTGCTCAATATGAAACAACTGACATTATAGAAGGTAAATCTGTCAATGAGATTAAAAAAGTTTTTCAAGATTATAAAAATAAATCGATTGAATTTACTAATTACAATAAATTTAATTCTAATAAAAATATTATTAAAAAATTATTTTACAAATTATTAAAACCACTGATTTAG
- a CDS encoding MFS transporter: METSLIQKIKNLGFKKILALIILASLDLFIVSLPYYMKSAIPNFYKYMHVDESVLLSCSAIIGWVTIITQLPGGWLADKFSNKKLLIIGVALTFFMSVWFALLIIFGHQIQGSALLQYQYYIIFFVWAISTTPFFWSPLWRLVSQQTSKEEQGLAFAVQGSFVGIIGFVFTGIVAFIVITLIDGKSIEQSSLFVGLYMLLFSVCLFILFFGLVFYVKEYRKEQEDKESFKKILRLLSNWKVWMLSIFLLGMYSFQSTFTYYLNQLLSNTIREALGIPIAVLTILFAVRIYFLRLFVGGLLMKLGDKFKSFILLLIIVTSLGLILTLIFVFMPGFFNNSYVNYSRGLLWFMFITMNILFMIIITCSWIMVTLRFAQQAEITTPKNSYGSMTAILSLIGFSSDAWMSQIGSSITSIYKVEVLIHFII, from the coding sequence ATGGAAACATCATTGATACAAAAAATCAAAAATCTTGGTTTTAAAAAAATTTTAGCTTTAATAATTTTAGCATCATTAGATCTGTTTATTGTTTCCCTTCCATACTATATGAAATCTGCTATACCAAACTTTTACAAGTACATGCACGTTGATGAATCAGTATTATTAAGCTGTTCTGCTATTATTGGTTGAGTTACAATTATCACTCAATTACCAGGCGGTTGATTAGCAGATAAGTTTTCAAACAAAAAATTACTAATCATCGGTGTTGCTCTAACCTTTTTTATGAGTGTTTGATTCGCTTTATTAATTATATTCGGTCATCAAATTCAAGGGAGTGCTTTACTACAATATCAATACTATATTATTTTCTTTGTTTGAGCTATTAGTACAACTCCATTTTTCTGAAGTCCTCTTTGACGACTTGTTTCACAACAAACATCTAAAGAAGAGCAAGGGCTTGCATTTGCAGTTCAAGGTTCATTTGTCGGTATAATAGGTTTTGTTTTTACAGGTATTGTTGCATTTATTGTAATAACTTTAATTGATGGTAAATCTATCGAACAATCAAGCTTGTTTGTAGGTCTTTACATGTTACTATTTAGTGTTTGTTTATTTATTCTTTTCTTTGGACTTGTCTTTTATGTAAAAGAATATAGAAAAGAACAAGAAGATAAAGAATCATTTAAGAAAATTTTAAGATTACTAAGTAACTGAAAAGTTTGAATGTTATCTATTTTCCTTTTAGGGATGTATTCATTCCAAAGTACCTTTACGTACTATCTAAATCAACTTTTATCTAATACTATTAGAGAAGCGTTAGGTATTCCTATTGCAGTGCTAACAATATTATTTGCAGTAAGAATTTATTTCTTGAGATTATTTGTTGGTGGACTATTAATGAAGTTAGGAGATAAATTCAAGTCATTTATCTTACTTCTAATAATAGTTACAAGTTTAGGTTTAATTCTTACATTAATATTTGTATTCATGCCAGGTTTCTTTAATAATAGTTATGTAAATTATAGTCGTGGATTATTATGATTTATGTTTATAACGATGAATATTCTTTTCATGATTATAATCACATGTTCATGAATAATGGTAACCTTAAGATTTGCTCAACAAGCTGAAATCACAACTCCAAAAAATTCATATGGTTCAATGACAGCAATTTTATCATTAATTGGATTTAGTTCTGATGCTTGAATGAGTCAAATTGGTTCAAGTATTACAAGTATTTATAAAGTTGAAGTACTGATTCACTTCATAATATAG
- a CDS encoding NINE protein — MSKIKLFLSEEEIKNEINEAQEKLKNGIIQEKTIPEYWTRGINKTLSRKKLIILSIFTGLFGIDRFYLGKKISGITKLIFTLLGVMTAILIINFKPWNITDISTLVNVWIFITLEFVLVLGFYITDIAISFKNPRDSEFRSVK, encoded by the coding sequence ATGAGTAAAATTAAATTATTTTTGAGCGAAGAAGAAATTAAAAATGAAATTAACGAAGCTCAAGAAAAACTAAAAAATGGAATAATTCAGGAAAAAACTATACCAGAGTATTGAACTCGTGGAATTAATAAGACTCTTTCGAGAAAAAAATTAATTATTCTATCAATTTTTACAGGTTTATTCGGTATTGATAGATTTTATCTAGGTAAAAAAATATCAGGAATAACAAAACTGATATTCACATTACTTGGTGTAATGACAGCTATTTTAATAATCAATTTTAAACCATGAAATATAACAGATATTTCTACGTTAGTAAATGTGTGGATTTTTATTACATTAGAATTTGTTTTAGTTTTAGGTTTCTACATTACAGATATAGCTATTTCATTTAAAAATCCAAGAGACTCGGAATTTAGGAGTGTAAAATAA
- a CDS encoding alpha/beta fold hydrolase has product MKSIYLYNNVQLETLELDNKKDKTIFIIHGFTADFDNLKAITEHFKDQFNIYSINLPAHGKSQTSEELNDIYAYCDVVVDFIKNKQLKNIYLIGHSMGGLIATMIYEKIKEIIDKVLLIAPANFTTLEIGEKLKYAFFKGSLLSKITFVRYSYHRWFKALRDKQFRANSAKWYEEHKQYMDDYFKVGHQFMEEKILKDQEEMIKKIDKPIGLLCGKSDNIVNQKKIWEYFKRIKPETKMYKINACGHNPWRENKTDVLQAVERFFNE; this is encoded by the coding sequence ATGAAAAGTATTTATTTATATAATAATGTTCAGCTTGAAACACTTGAATTAGATAACAAAAAAGATAAAACAATTTTTATAATACATGGTTTTACAGCAGATTTTGATAATCTTAAAGCAATCACTGAACACTTCAAGGATCAATTTAATATTTATTCAATAAATTTACCAGCTCATGGTAAAAGTCAAACCAGCGAAGAGTTAAATGATATTTATGCATATTGTGATGTTGTTGTTGATTTTATTAAAAATAAGCAACTAAAAAATATTTATTTAATTGGTCACTCAATGGGAGGACTAATTGCAACAATGATATACGAAAAAATTAAAGAAATTATTGATAAAGTTTTATTGATCGCTCCAGCAAATTTCACCACATTAGAAATTGGTGAAAAATTAAAGTATGCCTTTTTTAAAGGCAGTTTATTATCCAAAATAACATTTGTTAGATATTCATATCATAGATGATTTAAGGCGCTTAGAGATAAACAATTTAGAGCTAACTCAGCTAAATGATATGAAGAACATAAACAATATATGGACGATTATTTTAAGGTAGGTCATCAATTCATGGAAGAAAAAATATTAAAAGATCAAGAAGAGATGATAAAAAAAATTGACAAACCTATCGGATTACTTTGTGGTAAATCTGATAATATTGTTAATCAAAAGAAAATATGAGAGTATTTTAAAAGAATTAAACCAGAGACTAAAATGTACAAAATTAACGCTTGTGGACATAATCCATGAAGAGAAAATAAAACTGATGTATTGCAAGCGGTAGAAAGATTTTTTAATGAGTAA
- a CDS encoding MurR/RpiR family transcriptional regulator gives MKQLIEVKYLDKISSNETYKYITNFIEEDPDFFLKTSIANFAKHLYVSQPTITRYVKALGFKSYSHFRIYISERKSTYKYGNIKIVEGKDLTYEQILNNVWTHFKYASEQSYDWTVAHHEDIGQYLKFLIRSKRVIFFGIGESGLVCDYLAYNLRKTGMLATSINSVHDFFGIYKTITNNDFLTIISRSFETLEVLKVRDICEKYKLYYSIWTKNENIEKLNARNIIQLHSLDQTKRIGSIGSKISMFFFADLIYFYIANRIDHDDKDIFENITIERNSWNNKHDNKKSSL, from the coding sequence ATGAAGCAACTAATTGAAGTTAAGTATTTAGATAAAATTTCTAGTAATGAGACTTATAAATACATAACCAATTTTATTGAAGAAGATCCTGATTTTTTCTTAAAAACTTCAATAGCTAATTTTGCTAAACATTTATATGTTTCACAACCTACAATTACAAGATATGTTAAAGCATTAGGTTTTAAATCTTATTCACACTTTAGAATTTATATATCAGAGCGTAAGAGTACATATAAATACGGTAATATTAAGATAGTAGAAGGTAAAGATTTAACTTATGAACAGATCTTGAATAATGTCTGAACTCACTTTAAATATGCTTCTGAGCAATCATATGATTGGACTGTCGCACATCATGAAGATATAGGGCAATATTTAAAGTTCTTAATTCGTTCCAAAAGAGTGATTTTCTTCGGAATCGGTGAATCAGGTCTAGTGTGTGACTACTTAGCATATAACTTACGTAAAACAGGTATGTTAGCAACTTCAATAAATAGTGTTCATGATTTCTTTGGAATTTATAAAACAATTACTAATAATGATTTTTTAACAATTATTTCAAGAAGTTTTGAAACTTTAGAGGTATTAAAAGTTCGTGATATTTGTGAGAAATATAAATTATATTATTCGATATGAACTAAAAATGAAAATATTGAAAAACTAAATGCTAGAAATATCATTCAATTACATTCGCTTGATCAAACTAAAAGAATTGGTTCGATAGGTTCGAAAATTTCGATGTTCTTTTTCGCTGATTTAATTTATTTTTATATTGCTAATAGGATTGATCATGATGACAAAGATATTTTTGAAAATATAACTATTGAAAGAAATAGTTGAAATAATAAACACGATAACAAAAAATCAAGTCTATAA
- a CDS encoding PTS transporter subunit EIIC gives MTKTIASKHSTNSFGKNIMKKLSRIGGVLLFPIAVLPIAAILLRIGADIPGTTAFSAFVGKWIFGAGDAVFANMPMIFAIGVAFGFTKENRGEAAFAGFVGMFVLYNLLGSTIDLIYGSINFGIEGATGFRSIFGSKFDAAMVQNVLNGIIVGSIISWIYNRANGVALPKVLGFFSGKRLIPALAIIVVSLFVFVWGLIFPWIGYLIYIVSVGLQKAASQDSNLAKAAIMGVYGFINRLLIPFGLHHIPNNLFWFQLGEWVDAGGKTIHGDIFIFLNGVPKNNPGGIFQAGFFPTMMFGLPALVLVFALTAENKVQRSKVFALYGSAALISFISGITEPIEYAFMYVSPLIYLIHAILTGVFAFITGVFGIQLGFGFSAGFMDYLLSFNKSLAIIRESGFTGAKAILAHPLWIFPIGAVCGATYFFGGMLLVKKLNLSTPGRGNGIILEETESTKEENLTQLSTRAKKIVKAYGGWENISEYNNCSTRLRYVVKDGAKVDLEALKKSGVMGVARISDTSIQTIIGVEAEALNNEIVSHKGESLE, from the coding sequence ATGACTAAAACAATTGCCTCTAAACATTCTACTAATTCTTTTGGTAAAAATATAATGAAGAAGTTGAGTAGAATTGGCGGAGTTTTACTCTTCCCAATTGCTGTTCTTCCTATTGCAGCTATTCTACTCAGAATAGGTGCTGATATTCCTGGCACAACTGCATTTTCTGCATTCGTTGGAAAATGAATTTTTGGAGCTGGTGATGCAGTTTTCGCTAATATGCCTATGATCTTTGCAATTGGTGTTGCATTCGGATTTACAAAGGAAAATCGTGGTGAAGCCGCCTTTGCTGGATTTGTTGGTATGTTTGTTCTTTATAACTTATTAGGTTCAACAATCGACCTAATTTATGGATCAATTAACTTCGGTATCGAAGGAGCTACAGGATTTAGATCAATTTTCGGAAGCAAATTCGATGCAGCTATGGTTCAAAATGTTCTTAATGGTATTATTGTAGGTTCAATTATTTCTTGAATTTACAACAGAGCAAACGGAGTTGCTCTCCCTAAAGTTCTTGGATTCTTCAGTGGAAAAAGACTTATCCCTGCATTAGCAATTATTGTGGTTTCATTATTTGTTTTTGTATGAGGACTTATCTTCCCATGAATCGGTTATTTAATTTATATTGTTTCAGTAGGTCTTCAAAAAGCCGCAAGTCAAGATAGCAATCTTGCTAAAGCTGCAATTATGGGTGTATATGGATTTATTAACCGTTTATTAATTCCATTTGGATTACACCACATTCCTAACAACTTATTCTGATTCCAATTAGGTGAATGAGTAGATGCTGGTGGTAAAACAATACACGGTGATATCTTTATTTTCTTAAATGGTGTTCCTAAAAATAACCCAGGTGGAATCTTCCAAGCTGGATTCTTCCCAACAATGATGTTTGGTTTACCAGCCTTAGTTCTTGTATTTGCTTTAACAGCAGAAAACAAAGTTCAAAGATCTAAAGTGTTTGCTTTATATGGTTCAGCAGCTTTAATCTCATTTATTAGTGGAATTACTGAACCAATTGAATATGCATTCATGTATGTTTCTCCTCTTATTTACTTAATTCATGCTATTCTAACTGGTGTATTCGCATTTATTACAGGTGTATTTGGTATTCAACTAGGATTCGGATTCAGTGCTGGATTCATGGATTACTTATTAAGCTTCAACAAATCTCTTGCCATTATTAGAGAAAGTGGATTCACAGGTGCTAAAGCAATTCTTGCTCACCCATTATGAATCTTCCCAATTGGTGCAGTTTGTGGTGCAACTTACTTCTTTGGTGGAATGCTATTAGTTAAAAAATTAAATCTTTCTACACCAGGTAGAGGTAACGGTATTATTTTAGAAGAAACCGAAAGCACAAAAGAAGAAAATTTAACTCAATTATCTACCAGAGCTAAAAAAATTGTTAAGGCTTATGGTGGTTGAGAAAATATCTCTGAATACAACAACTGTTCAACAAGATTAAGATATGTTGTAAAAGATGGAGCTAAAGTTGATTTAGAAGCACTTAAAAAATCAGGTGTGATGGGTGTTGCTAGAATTAGTGATACCTCAATTCAAACAATTATAGGCGTTGAAGCAGAAGCTTTAAACAACGAAATTGTTTCACACAAAGGCGAATCTTTGGAATAA